Below is a window of Planctomycetes bacterium MalM25 DNA.
GGTCGATGAAGAACCGACCCGAAGCCTCGTCGGAGGGGCACGCGAGTGAAGCCACGAAGGTCGCTTGCGGGTCCCCTGCCTGCTGATCCACCGGGATCGACAAGTCGAACTGGTCGAAGAGCGGCGCCTCTTCCATGAAGGGCAAGAGGAGCACGGCCCAGCTGTGCATCCTGCCGTTAAACTGATCGACGGCTTCGTAGGCACGCCTCGCGTAGACTTTCTCGACCGGGTCGAGGAGCCCGCAGGGGGGCAGCTCCTCGTTGGCCGATTCGTAGTTGATCGTGGCGAGCGTAATCTGCTTCAGGTGGTTCACGCACTGCGTCCGCCGCGCCGACTCGCGCGCCGCCTGCACGGCGGGCAGCAGCAGAGCGACCAGCACGCCGATGATCGCGATCACCACCAGCAACTCGACCAGCGTGAACGCGGACGCGCGTGGCGACGCGGCGACGCGGCGGCGGGGCGACGGTTGGGCGGCGAGATGAGACATCGTCGGTCGGATTCGGATCGTTGCGAAGCCGATTGGCCCCGGGGCTTCGCAAGCAGCAAGAAGATGCATTCTCTCACTATAGACGAGCCCCCCGCAGCAGGCGACTAGCTGGCGCCCTACGCCACCGCCGGGGGTGTGTGGTAGATTACGCGGCCCGCCGGGGGGAACCCGTAAGATCCCCCCGTTTGCCCCACCCCACCGAGACCGCTCGCTATGCGATTCGCCCTCGCGATGCTGCTGTTCGCCGCTCCAGCCTTGGCTCAAGACGAACTCCCCGAGCCGGCCGCCGGTGGCGAGCCGCAGTTGCAAAAGAAAGTTGGCTACTGCCTCGGTCTCGATTTGGGCAAACGGCTCCGCGAAGACGAAGCGCCGATCGATTTAACGTCGATCGTTGCGGGCCTCCGCGATGGCTTGAGCGGCGCGGATCCGATGCTCAGCGAAGAAGAAATCACGGCCGTTATGGGCCAGTTCCGACAACTCATGCAAAAGAAAGCGGAGGCGAAGATGGCCCAGATCGCTAGCGAGAACCTGGCCCGAGGCGAGGCGTTCCTCAAGGAGAACGGCGCCAAAGAGGGCATCCAGACGACCGAATCGGGTCTCCAGTACCGCGTTGTTGAAGAGGGGGACGGCGCGTCGCCCGGGCCCTCGGACACCGTCCGCTGCCACTACGAAGGCAAGCTGATCAACGGCGAGATCTTCGACAGCTCGATCCAGCGCGGCGAGCCCGCCGAGTTCCCGGTCAACCGCGTGATCGCGGGTTGGACCGAGGCGCTGCAGAAGATGAAGACCGGCGCCAAGTGGGAAGTCTTCCTCCCGGCCGACATCGCCTACGGCCCGAGTGGAGCGGGTGGCGCCATCGGTCCGAACGAGACGCTGATCTTCCAGATCGAGCTGATCGACATCGTCGATTAAGCCAGAGCGGCGAACAGTTACCCAGGATGCGGTAAGCCTCAGCGGATGGGCTTTGCGCTGGCCGTGCGCATTTGTGCTTCGCAGGGGTTGGATTTCACCAACGGCGTTGGCGTGTGAGCCGCCCGGATCCCCGTGCCAGGCGGCTGTTTGAGCCTGCGAACCGGGCTACCCGCGACGTCTTGGCGCCCAGCCGACTTTGGCAAAGTCAATTTCGGAGAGGGGCTCGGAATGCCTTGCTGGGGCAAAATGGGTCAAATGGGCGCAGTTTTCTTGACGGCTGCTATGCGCAAGATAGAATTGCGGCCAACCGTTTAACGCAACCTGTCTGTGGGCAGCACGTTACGTACTAGGTCGGCCTGTTGCCGGTAACGGACAGTTACTGAAATGCCCTTTATTATTCGTTTTGGGAGGACACCCTCGATGCGGCGTACTTTGTTCGCCTTGCTGCCGGCAATCGCTTTGCTGGTTGCAAGCACGCAGGCTCAAGCCTGTTCAGATTGTGGCTGCAGCTCCGGCTGTGGCGAGGCAGCGGCAGCCGATTGTGGCTGCGATGGCGGTAGCGACAGCGGTTGTGCTGGCGGTTGCGGCGAAGCCGCGGCTCCGGCTTGCGGCCCGGCGATGGTCACCAAGACCATCTACGTTCCGCAGCAAGTCACGGAGATGCGTACGGTCACCTCGACCGAGTACACCAAGGAGACTCGCGAGAAGACCTACACGGTCATGAAGCGTGTCCCGCAGACCGAAGAGAAGACCCGCACCTACACGGTGATGGTCCCCGAGCAGCGCTCGAAGACCGTCGAGTACACCGTCATGACGCAGGTCCCCGAGACCAAGACGGTCGACTACACCGTCATGGTGCCGGTCACCGAGCAGGTCGAGCAGACCTACACGGTCATGACGCAGGTCCCCGAGGAGAAGACCTCGACCTACACCGTTCACGTCCCCTCCTACTCGGAGAAGGAAGTTGATTACACCGTGATGGTGCCGGTGCAGGAAGAGAAGACCTCGACCTACACGGTCATGGTCCCCTCCTACTCGGAGAAGGAAGTTGAGTACACCGTGATGACTCAGGTTCCCGAGGAGAAGACCTCGACCTATACCGTCCAGGTTCCTTACACCGAGGAAGTCGAGCAGACCTACACGGTCAGCGTCCCGTACACGGAGACCGTCGAGGCGACTCGCACCGTTTCCAAGTGCGTGCCCGTCACGACCACGAAGACCGTTCAGGTCTCCGGCGGTCACTACGAGACCCAGATGGTTGAGGTCCCGTGCGGCGGCGGCTCGGCCTGTGGCGGCGGCTGCGGCTCGGACTGCGGCGGCTGTGGTGACTGCGGCGGTTGCGGCGAGTGCGGCGGCTGCGGCTGTGGCACCAAGACCGTCTGCAAGAAGGTCTGGGTCCCGACCTGCGAGACCAAGGAAGTCCCCGTGACGACCTACGAGCGCGTCACCGAAGAGGTCCCGTACACGTACAACGTGTGCAAGACCCGCACCGAGGAGCGCTCGCGCACCGTCACCGTGACTAAGTGCAACACCGAGGAGCGGACCCGCACTTACACCGTCATGAAGTGCGTGCCCGAGACCAAGACCAAGACGGTCAAGGTTTGCACGATGGTTCCCGAGGAGCGCACCAAGACCTACACGGTCACCAAGTGCGTCCCCGAGACCCGCACGAAGACGGTCAAGGTTTGCACGATGGTTCCCGAGGAGCGCACCAAGACCTACACGGTCATGAAGTGCGTCCCCGAGACCAAGACTCGCACCGTCAACGTGACCAAGTGCGTCGCTGAGACCCGCTCGAAGGAAGTGACCACCATGAAGTGCGTCCCCGAGACGCGCACCAAGGAAGTCACCTACACCGAGTGCGTTCCGCAAGAGAAGACCGAGACCTACACGGTCACGACTTACTCCTGCGTGCCCGAGGAAAAGACCTCGACCTACGAGGTCTGCGTTCCCGTCACGGTCACGAAGGAAGTCCCGGTCACCGTCTGCAAGATGGTCGCTCAGGAAGTGACCGTCCCCGCCCCGAGCTGCGGTGGTGGTTGCGGCGGCTGTGGCGCCCCGGCGGCTTCGGGTTGCGGCTGCAACTGAGCCTCTAGGCGATAGCTAACCAACGACACGGGCCGGGTTCCTTCGGGAACCCGGCCCGTGATTTTTTTCCCGCCAGCGACGCCTGGATTCTCTGGGTGCGGATCACTTAGCCGCGATCTAGGTACGCGGCGCAAGCATCGACGATCCGCCCCGCGGCGCGACCGTCGCCGTAGGGGTTCACCGCCTCGGCCATGGCGCGGTAGGCGGCCTCGTCCGTGAGCAGCTCGGAGACGCCGCTCACGATCGCCTCGGAGACCGGTCCAACCAGGCGCACCGTGCCGGCATCGACCCCCTCGGGGCGTTCGGTCGTGTCCCGCATGACGAGCACCGGCTTGCCGAGGCTGGGAGCCTCCTCCTGCACGCCGCCCGAGTCGGTCAGCACGACGCGGCACGCCGCCAGCAGGGCGACGAACTCGCTGTACGGCTGGGGCGGCAGGAGACGTACGTTCTCCAAGGCCCCCAGCCGCTCGTGGACCACGCCCTTCACGTTCGGGTTCAGGTGGACCGGGTAGACGAACAGCGTGTCCGTGTGGCGGGTGGCGAGCGTCTCGATCGCGGTGCAGATCTGGGCGAAGCCCTCACCGAAGTTTTCGCGACGGTGCCCGGTCACCAGGACCATCGGCCGCTCGAACAGGTCGGGACCCCCCAGCTCGCTGAGCGTCGTCCGCAACGCTTCGCCGACGGCGGGGTCCTCCTGCCGGCGGCGCTCCATCTGGAGGGCGTCGATCACCGTGTTGCCGGTCACGAACACCGACTCCCGGGCGATGCCCTCGCGCAGCAGATTGGCTTGCGACGCCTCGGTCGGGGCGAAGTGCAGTGCGGCCAGCGGCGTGGTGAGCCGGCGGTTGCCCTCCTCGGGGAAGGGCGAAGCCATGTCGCCCGTGCGGAGGCCCGCCTCGACGTGGCCGACCGGCGCCCGGCGGTAGAACGAGGCGAGCGCCCCGGTGAGCACCGTGGTCGTGTCGCCCTGCACGAGGACGAGCTTCGGGTCGAGGGCGACGAGCGCTTCGTCCAACGCGGTCAGCAGCCGCGAAGTGAGCGAGGCGAGCGACTGATCGGGACGCATCACCGCCAGATCGCGATCGACTCTCAGGCCGAAGAGCGAGATCACTTGATCGATCAGCTCCCGGTGCTGGCCCGTGTTGACGACCACCGGCTCGAGCCGCTCGTCCGCCTCGAGCGCGGCGATCACGGGGGCCAGCTTGATCGCTTCGGGGCGGGTGCCCATCAGGACGGCGACGCGGTGTTTCATGGGGTGTGCTGGGGGACTGGAAAGCGAATCGCGGAACGCTTCGAGTGTAATCCGCGTCGGACAGTTCGGCGAAAAGGTGGCGTCCGGTTGTAGCGGTTGTGCCGCCTCCGCCGCGTGCGTCCCAACGTGAGTTAGATTTGGACTCGTCCTGCGAACGGGCGACCCGTCCGCCCCTCCATGCAAGCAGGCCCTCGATTGCCCGCGACCGATTACTTTTCGCACGAGCGGGCCCGCCAAGACCTGATGCGGAAGACGGTGCGTGGTGGCGCCGCGGCGGGTGTGGCCCAGGTGGCCGGGATCGTCATTCAGGTTATCAGCATCCCGATCCTCTCGCGATTGCTCGGCCCGGATGACTTTGGCGTCGTCAACATGGCGGTGATCTTCACCGGCTTCGGGCAGCTGCTGATCGATTCGGGCTTCGCCTCGGCGACGGTTCAGCGCGATGACCTGACGCGCCAGCAAGCCTCGAACCTGTTCTGGATCGCCACC
It encodes the following:
- the mip gene encoding Outer membrane protein MIP precursor produces the protein MRFALAMLLFAAPALAQDELPEPAAGGEPQLQKKVGYCLGLDLGKRLREDEAPIDLTSIVAGLRDGLSGADPMLSEEEITAVMGQFRQLMQKKAEAKMAQIASENLARGEAFLKENGAKEGIQTTESGLQYRVVEEGDGASPGPSDTVRCHYEGKLINGEIFDSSIQRGEPAEFPVNRVIAGWTEALQKMKTGAKWEVFLPADIAYGPSGAGGAIGPNETLIFQIELIDIVD
- a CDS encoding hypothetical protein (YTV), giving the protein MVTKTIYVPQQVTEMRTVTSTEYTKETREKTYTVMKRVPQTEEKTRTYTVMVPEQRSKTVEYTVMTQVPETKTVDYTVMVPVTEQVEQTYTVMTQVPEEKTSTYTVHVPSYSEKEVDYTVMVPVQEEKTSTYTVMVPSYSEKEVEYTVMTQVPEEKTSTYTVQVPYTEEVEQTYTVSVPYTETVEATRTVSKCVPVTTTKTVQVSGGHYETQMVEVPCGGGSACGGGCGSDCGGCGDCGGCGECGGCGCGTKTVCKKVWVPTCETKEVPVTTYERVTEEVPYTYNVCKTRTEERSRTVTVTKCNTEERTRTYTVMKCVPETKTKTVKVCTMVPEERTKTYTVTKCVPETRTKTVKVCTMVPEERTKTYTVMKCVPETKTRTVNVTKCVAETRSKEVTTMKCVPETRTKEVTYTECVPQEKTETYTVTTYSCVPEEKTSTYEVCVPVTVTKEVPVTVCKMVAQEVTVPAPSCGGGCGGCGAPAASGCGCN
- the wecB gene encoding UDP-N-acetylglucosamine 2-epimerase, whose protein sequence is MKHRVAVLMGTRPEAIKLAPVIAALEADERLEPVVVNTGQHRELIDQVISLFGLRVDRDLAVMRPDQSLASLTSRLLTALDEALVALDPKLVLVQGDTTTVLTGALASFYRRAPVGHVEAGLRTGDMASPFPEEGNRRLTTPLAALHFAPTEASQANLLREGIARESVFVTGNTVIDALQMERRRQEDPAVGEALRTTLSELGGPDLFERPMVLVTGHRRENFGEGFAQICTAIETLATRHTDTLFVYPVHLNPNVKGVVHERLGALENVRLLPPQPYSEFVALLAACRVVLTDSGGVQEEAPSLGKPVLVMRDTTERPEGVDAGTVRLVGPVSEAIVSGVSELLTDEAAYRAMAEAVNPYGDGRAAGRIVDACAAYLDRG